The sequence TTTATTGCTACGCCACTTCCTCTGACCCTAGTTACCTCAATTGCTATGTGCTCCGTGTATAGGTGTGTCATGAAGCTTTTATCCTCATTAAACGGTTCTCCTCGTATGATTATTGTTACCTCGTTTCTCCTTAACTTTTCGATTAATTCCTCAAGCTCTCTTCGATAAGTCCTCAGCCATTTTTCCCTGGCTTGCCTTGCGAGCTCAATCATCTTCTTGGCTACCTCGATCATTGCCTTCCTCAGTTCGGCGATGGTTGGGTCATTGCTCTCCTTGGCCTTCCCCTCCATCGCCATTAACCAGTTGCTTAGTTCGTTGATTGTTTGATCGAATGGCGTCGTTGAGTCACTCAGCAACACGTCTCTGTGCTCCTCCAACCTCCTCATGAACTCATTGATCAACTTCATCACCTTCTCAACCACCTTTGGATCGCTGACCTCCTCACCACATTGAAGTCGCTTATCGCCCTCGACCTTCACGCCCCAGCAAATCCTCAAGCCATTAAGAGCCATGGAACATCCGTAGGATTAATCCTCAACGAGACTAATAAGTCACTACCGACACAGCGCTGGATTGGGTTAAGCACGAGGTTGAAAGCGAACAAAACGCAAAACGGGAGTAAGGCGTACAAGCTCTACGCCGACTTCACCTACCACGCCCTCGGCAACCGCACATACGCGTACTACAGCCCCAGCATGTACAGGGCGGAAGGCGGTGTGGAATTATTGAGGTTGATAGGTTCGGTTTGGTTGTTGGGTAACGCTTTTATAGGTCCTTTCCCCAGCCTTACCGTGGTTGGGGTTAGGAAGTTGACGGTTACTAGGGCGCCCGTGAACCCAAGCGAGTTGGGCATCGACTCGCTACCCTACGTCGGTGTTATTGGTGGTAGTGGGCTTGATAGGGAGGGTTTGCTGAGTCGTTACTTGGACCTCGACATGGTTAGGCAGGACATTGCAGCAATAATCGAGGGTGGTAAAAAGATAATATCATCACTAGCCAATACCCAGCGCTCTGGCTAGGTTCCCTGGGCTTTGTTGCCTCTCCTAAGGCTCCTAACCAGTAACTCACCGCGCCTTGAGAGCCTGTAGTAAACGTGGTGCTTACGAACTTCATTACTAAGCTTAAACTTGGCAACACTCCTCTTGAGCGTCTTACCACCCCTGACCCTCTCAATTAAGCCCATCGACTCAAGCTTATCGAGAATCTGCAACACCTCCTCGAGCGGAATACCCGTGTTAATGGCTATTGACTTACCATAATCCACATTAGCCCTCTTCAGGTGCATAAGTACGGCAATGTCCTTATTCGTGAGTCCATCCATATGGTATGGATTAGTATTGCAGAGCTACGTTAATTAAGCTTGACTTAGTCAAAATTTGGGACAATAATGTGGAATAGATAGTATTTAAGATAGGGTAGGTATTTAGCGTCTAGGAGGCGCCCAAGGAGGTTATTGATGCTGTAGAGAGCCTCGACATTGATATATTGATATTAGGAAATTGATGAATTACCTTAAGGAAAGGTTAAGCTAAACAATAAGTAAATTTTGTTAGGTGTATTTTCATTAACAATTGAACTTTCCGCAGTTGTTTAGGTGATGCCGTACTTTTTCTTTAACTCATTGATCTCCATAACCCACTTCTCATGCCCTGTCTCATTCTCAATATCCTCAATGGTTCTCGAACTCTCTAGCGTATCCAATGCCAGTGACCCAGGGAATAACACGTCATTCTCCTTCTTAATATGCTGTGTGAGGTGGTCTGCAAGGAGCTTTAAATGATCTATTAATGCCTGCCTTGCACCTTCATCCTTATTATCAATCCACATCCTGAGTAATTCCTCACTTATCCTTATCAAGTACCTGGCAATGCCGTGCTCAGTAACCATGACATAAACAGGACTACCCTCAAATGGAAATAACCTTAGGTTTAATGATGGGAACAATATGTACTCCTCCTTAGCATGATGGCACTTATCAATAAATGCATCAAAGAACCTTATTAAAAACTCAAGGTCCCTGGCGTCAGAGTTATCGTTATTCACTATCTTATAAAGGACTTTAAGTGACTCAAGGATAACATCATGATCCTTAATTAAATTATCAATCACATACGCGGTATTAACCCTAATAACCATACGCAATCAGATGTAAGGCAGCGGGAGGATAATTAAATAATTTAATTTCGTGACAATGCACGCACACACTTACGAAAAACGTCACAAGAACCCTTAATGAGGTCGTGAATGAATTATTATGCATATTTACGCATTGCTTTATATATTTTTATAATTATTTAAATTCATATCAATATGCACGGTACTTATCAAAACATTTTGATTCTCCCTATATTAAGGAAAAGATAAAAAGCCAAAAACAAAGTATGAGTATGCCTAAGCGCGAAGAGGTATTGAAGAGGTATGGCATTCGTGGAAGTCCCACTACAGGCCTTATAGCTGGTACCATAGCATTCTTCGCAGGATTTGCTGCGGTTGCACTATTTGGTATAACGGTGCATACCGTGGCACCATTACTGCATTTAAACATTATTGAGGTCGGTTGGTTAGTGGCTATACCATTGGTAACCGGTGCCCTACTTAGGATACCCTTTGGTGCGCTCGTTGATAATGTGGGTGGTAGGAGGATCATACTAACGCAGTTAATCATTGCCATAATAGGCATGATTGGCTTAATACTAACCCTGCACGCCATATTAACGCACTCCATAGGATCAAGCATACTGGGTTATGCCCTACTCATGCTATTTGGCGCCGTTGCCGGCACGGGAATATCAACATTCGCATCGGGCATAGCATACGTATCTTACTGGTTCCCACAAAGACGACAAGGCTACGCCCTCGGAGCCTATGCAGGGTTTGGTAATGCGGCGCCGGGAATATTCACGGCAATACTGCCATATGCCTTAGCAGGCCTTGGGTTAATTGGCGCGTATACCGCGTGGGCGGTGTTCCTAGTAATAATGACTGCGGTATTTACCATCATAGGTTATGACGCCTACTACTTCCAATTAGTAAAGAGGGTTGGTCATAATGAGGCTGAGCGCCTAGCCAAGGAGCTGGGGGAGGAATTAATACCAAGCGGCTCTGCAATTAGGAGCCTGAGTGAGTCGGCCAGGATTTGGCGTACGTGGTTACTAGTCATAATGTACTTCATATCCTTCGGTGGCTTTGAGGCATTAACAGAGTGGTTACCAACGTACTGGACTAATTACTTATCGTTGGGTATTGCCATGGCGGGCTTTATGACGGGCGTAGTATACTCATTAATCACGGCATTAATGAGGGTACCCGGCGGCTGGTTTAGCGATAAATGGAGTGGTGAGAGGGTAGCGATTATCTCCTACATAATCCTGGTTATTGGAAGTATAATCATGATGTTGAGCCATAACTTCGCCCTTAGCACCGTAGGGACTATAGTAATGGCCATCGGCATGGGCATCGCGAATGCAGCAGTATTTAAACTCGTACCTAAGTACGTCCCAGAGGCTGTTGGCGGTGCCACCGGCTGGGTCGGGGGCTTAGGCTCGGCGGGTGGCTTACTGATACCGCCGGCTATGGCTACCTTCGTCGCAATATATGGCCATGTTGGTTATGCATTAGGCTTCATGATATATACGGTATTTGGCTCACTCTCAATAATCTTTGCAATAATACTTTATTGGCATGAGCACAAACATAAATAATAATGAGCAACTGTGATTAAATATGCCGTCTCCCCTCGATGAGGTTCTTTGGGTTTCCCTGCCCTACATAGTCATTGTAGTATTTATTGGTGGTCATGTTTACAGGTATGCAGTTGATCAATATGCCTGGGCCTCCAAATCCAGTGAGTTACTTGAGAAGCGTTGGTTAAACATGGGGTCCCAACTCTTTCATTGGGGTATACTTATCGTAATCCTAGGCCATATAGTGGGTTTATTGGTACCTCCAGGCGTCACTCAAGCCATGGGCATAACTACCGAGGAGTACCATAGAGTGGCTATAGTCCTTGGTGGCGCCTCCGGGCTTGTGGCTTATCTTGGTGCTTGGATCCTCCTCTTAAGGCGACTCTTGATAACTAGAGTTAGGAGGACTAGTGATGCAACGGACTTCCTCGTATTAATATTAATAATAGTGACGATGACCCTTGGATTATACAATACATTGATATATGATGTGTTCGTACATCCATTCCCCTATAGGTCAACGATAGGTGCATGGTTAAGATCGGTACTTACCCTACAGCCTAACCCTAATTATATGGTTGATGTTCCAATAACATTTCAATTACATATAGTCTTTGCCTACATACTATTCCTCGTATGGCCATTCACAAGGCTTGTCCATGTCTGGAGTTACCCAATATTCTACCTTAGGAGGGCCTGGATAATATATAGGAGGGCCAGAAGGCCGGAGGTGGTGGTGCATGCCTAGGGCTAACTTCATTAAGGAAATCTTTAGGCATTTCTTACCCAGGGAGAGATTTAATAGCGGCTGGAGCGAGGTTGATAATGCTGATAGGGCTTGGGAGGACCTTTATAGGAATCGCTGGCAATTCGATAAGGTTGTTAGGTCCACACATGGCGTTAATTGCACTGGCTCCTGTAGTTGGAGGGTCTATGTTAAGGATGGTATAGTGGTTTGGGAGCATCAGGCGGTTGATTACCCGACCAATGGCCCCAACATGCCTGAGTATGAACCGAGGGGCTGTCCAAGGGGTGCTTCGTTCTCATGGTACATATATAGTCCATTGCGTATTAAGCATCCATATGTTAGGGGCGAGCTCATGAGGCTGTGGAGGGAGGCTATGTCTAAGTTTGGTGATCCCATAAAGGCTTGGGAATACATAGTCACTAATCCTGAATTGGCAAGTAAGTATAAATCCGCCAGGGGTAAGGGAGGCTTCGTTAGGGCTTCCTGGGATGAAGTCCTTGAATTAATATCAGCCGCGCTCATATACACCATAAGGACCTATGGGCCTGATAGGATATTTGGCTTCACGCCAATACCCGCAATGTCCATGGTAAGCTTCTCATCTGGATCGAGGTTCCTTGAATTAATAGGTGGTGTAATGCTGAGCTTTTACGATTGGTACGCAGACCTACCCATAGCTTCGCCCCAGGTATGGGGTGAGCAGACCGATGTTCATGAGAGCGCTGATTGGTTCAACTCAATGTACATAATAGTTTGGGGTACGAACATAGCCATGACGAGGACCCCAGACGCTCACTTCCTAGCTGAGGCCAGGTATAGAGGTACGAAGGTGGTTGTTGTGACCACGGATTATACCGACGTTACAAAATTCGCAGACTTATGGATAGCGCCCAGGCCAGGCACTGATGCTGCCTTGGCTATGTCGATGATTCACGTCATATTGAAGGAGTTCTACGTGGATAGGCAGGTGGATTACTTCATAAACTACGTTAAGAGGTATACAGACTTACCGTTCTTAGTAGTATTAGAGAGAAGTGGAGATTCCTACATACCGGGTAGGTTCCTGAGGGCTTCAGACTTAGGACTGAATGTACCAAATGCGGAGTGGAAGACCGTAGCCCTCGACTTAAATACTAAGCAGTTAGCCATCCCCAATGGTAGTATTGGATTTAGGTGGAGTAATGAGGGTAAGTGGAACCTTAAGCTCGAGGACTCAATAACGGGTAAACCCATAGATCCTGCGTTAACATTATTGGGCATGCATGATGATGCAGTATTGGTTCAGACCTACGTTTTTGATGATAAGGGGCCAATACCTATCATCAGGGGAGTTCCCGTTAAGAGATTGAGTATTGGTGGTAAGGACTTACTGGTCACGACTGTCTACGACTTATTGCTTGCCCATGTAGGCGTCAACAGGGGCTTACCTGGTGATTATCCATTAAGTTATGATGATCCTAAGCCATTTACGCCGGCCTGGCAGGAGGTGATAACGGGTGTTGATAGGAGGGTTGCAATTAGGGTTGCAAGGGAATTCGCTAGGAATGCTGAGTTGACTGGGGGTAGGTCTATGGTCATCGTAGGCTCAGGCATTAACCATTGGTACCACTCAGACCTCATCTACAGGGCGATAATAACAATGCTTATGCTGCTCGGAACCATAGGTGTTAATGGAGGTGGCTGGGCGCACTACGTGGGTCAGGAGAAGGTTAGGCCCCTTGATTCCTGGTCCCACATAGCCTTCGCCCAGGATTGGGTTAGACCACCAAGGCTCCAGAATACCACGTCATGGTCCTACATACATAGTGACCAGTATAGGTATGAGGACCTAAGCATGGGTAAGGTTGCCGTTAACCCCGAGTATGAGCATCCAGTGGACTATAACGTTATTGCGGTCAAGAATGGGTGGCTACCATTCTATCCGCAGTTCAGCATCAATCCAATAAGACTCTACGATGAAGCCACTAAGGCTGGGGCAAGGAGTGATGAGGAGGTTATTAAGTACGTAAAGGAAGGACTTACGAGGGGTAACATAAGGTTCGCTGTTGAGGATCCCGACGCACCGGAAAACTTCCCAAGGGTATTATTCATGTGGAGGGCTAACTTCCTCGCCTCGAGCGGTAAGGGTCATGAGTACGTACTCAAGCACCTACTAGGCACAGATAACTCGGTGATGGCTAAGGAGGGATTGATAAAGCCTAAGCTCGTCAATTGGCGTGAACCCGCACCCATAGGAAAGCTTGACTTAGTGGCCACGATTGACTTCAGGATGAGCACATCAGCGCTATACTCAGACATAGTGCTACCTGCGGCGACCTGGTATGAGAAGAATGACCTAAGCACCACGGACCTACATCCGTTTATACACCCATTTAACCAGGCCATACCACCACCCTGGGAGACTAAGGCTGATTGGGACATATTCGTGGCGTTAGCCAAGAAATTCAGTGAGATGGCGTGCAAATACCTAGGCAAGGTCAAGGATGTGGTTGCCGTACCGTTACTGCACGACACGCCTGGCGAACTGGGCAATAGGTCTGGCCCGAACATTGTTATCGTTGAGCGTGATTACTGCGATGTATACCATAAGATGATCACGCTCGGTCCCCTAATTAAGGATTCAATAGGTGCTAAGGGTATTACGTGGAGTGCCAGGGAGGAGCATGAGGGAGTCGGTAGACTTAACGGGATTGACGAGCACGGTCACCCACTATTGGTTAGGGATTATCAGATTGCTGAGGCGATACTGCATTTATCTAGTACTACTAATGGCGAGGCATCGTATAAGGCATACAAGGCGCTTAGTGATAGGGTTGGTATTGACTTAACGCATATTGCGGAAAATCAAAGGGAGGTGGTGATACACTTCAGTGATCTATCCTACCAGCCAAGGAGAGTGTTAAGGACACCCATTTGGAGCGGTAAGGAATCTGAGGAGAGGCCATACACGCCATTTGCATTAAATGTGGAGGACTTAGTGCCTTGGAGAACGTTGACGGGTAGGCAGCACGTGTACCTAGATCATGAGTGGATCATAGAGTTTGGGGAGCAGCTACCGACGTATAAACCCCCCGTTGCCCAGGTACCGTTTAATAGCGGTGAGGGACCTAGCATTAGTGGTAAGTACTTGGTTGCACGTTACTTGACGCCGCATGGTAAGTGGCAGATACACTCAACATACATGGATAATCAAATAATGCTAACACTATTTAGAGGGGGTCCCGTTATTTGGATTAATAGCGATGATGCCAGGGAGATGGGTATTAAGGATAATGATTGGGTCGAGGTAATTAATAGAAATGGTGTAATCGTGGCTAGGGCTGTCACGTCGATAAGAGTTCCGAGGGGTACCGTGATCATGTATCATGCCCAGGAGAGGACTGTGAATGTCGGTAAGTCCAAACTGACTAATAGGCCGGGTGGTACCCATAACAGCGCCACTAGGGTTAGGGTTAAGCCGACACACATGATCGGTGGTTATGCCCAATTAAGTTGGGCGGTTAATTACTACGGCCCGGTCGGTACCCAGAGAGATGAGGTTGTGATAATTAGGAGGTTGGGGTGATGGTGATGAGGGTCCTGGCCCACATCTCCATGGTCATGAACCTCGATAAGTGCATTGGCTGCCATACGTGTAGTATAACGTGCAAGAATACCTGGACTAATAGACTGGGTGCGGAGTACATGTGGTGGAATAATGTCGAGACAAGGCCAGGTGTTGGGTATCCGAGGCGTTGGGAGGATCAGGAGAGATATAAGGGTGGTTGGGAGTTGAGAAATGGAAGGCTTAGGCTTAGGATTGGCGGTAAGATTTCAAGATTGCTGAGGATATTCTATAACCCATACCTACCCACTATTGATGATTATTACGAGCCTTGGACCTATGATTATGAACGACTAATAGAGGCTGAACAGGGTGAACAACCTGTTGCCAAGCCAAGGTCATTAATAACAGGTGATGAAGTGGAGGTTAGATGGGGTCCTAATTGGGATGATGACCTTGCCGGTTCACTGGAAATAGCGTCCCAAGACCCTAACTTGGCAAGTCTTGAGGAGGAGATTAAACTTGAGTTTGAAAGGACGTTCATGTTTTACCTGCCTAGGATATGCAATCATTGCCTTAACGCGCCATGCGTTGCGGCATGCCCGTCAGGCGCCATCTATAAGAGGGAGGAGGATGGCATTGTGCTTGTTGACCAGGGAAGATGCCGCGGTTGGAGATTCTGCGTATCGGCATGCCCGTACAAAAAGGTATACTTTAATTGGCAGACTCATAAGGCTGAGAAGTGCACATTCTGCTACCCAAGGATTGAGAATGGACTACCTACGGTATGCTCGGAAACATGTGTTGGCAGGATTAGGTATATTGGAATATTGCTTTATGATGCCGATTCCGTACTGAAGGCGGCCTCTGAACCTGACCCAAAGAAATTGGTGGATGCTCAATTATCGATAATACTTGATCCAAGTGATCCGGAGGTTATGAAGTTGGCTAAGGATAATGGTATTTGGGATGATTGGATAGAGGCTGCCCAAAGATCACCAACCTATAAGCTCGTTAAAAAGTGGCGCATAGCCTTCCCACTACACCCGGAGTATAGGACCATGCCCATGGTATTTTACGTACCACCACTAAGCCCCGTGCTCAGGCTGTTTAGTGGTGAGGAGTTGGGTGAGGTAGCGCCGGAGGATGTATTTCCGAAAATTGATTCATTAAGGATACCCATTAAGTACTTAGCGAGCATGTTTACTGCGGGCAATGAGGAGTTAATACGTAATGCCCTTAAGAAGTTATTGGCGATGAGGATCTACATGAGGAGCCTTGAGCTTAAAAGCCCTAATAAGGATGCGCTTAAGGAGGTTGGATTAACGGAGCAAGACGCACTTGAAATGTATAGGCTGTTGGCTATTGCTAAGTATGAGGATAGGTTCGTAATACCTAAGTCACATAAGGAGAACATGCTTAATGCCTATTCGGAGCAGGGTATGTGTGGGTATGATCAGTTTAAGGAGGCTGTGCCTGAATTAAGAAATCAATTTATTAGTAATGGTAAGATAAAGATAAGAATCAGTAGGAAGGCCTTCAATGAATAGGCAGTCAATCCTTGAATTAATCGCGGACCTGCTCGAATACCCAACGGCTAAGTTAATTAGCGATTTAAAATTAATGAGCGTCAATGATGGTTATGGTATTGGGGAGATTGAAATCTTCATAAGGGAGGTATTAAGCCGTGATCTTTACTATTTGCAAGAAATTTACGTGGAAACCTTCGACATGTCAAGTAAAACTAACCTTTACCTATCATACCACGTTTACGGTGATAGAAGTAAGAGGGGTTTATTCCTGGCAAGCTTAATGGAGCTTTACAATAAGTATGGATTTAATTATAACAGGAATGAATTACCCGACTACATACCAACAATACTTAGGTTCATAGCCAAATGCAACAATAAATGCATAAAGGATACCCAGTTCAAGCATTTAATAAGTGTATTAAGCGATGCCATTGATAAAATAAGGAAGAACATGCCCCAGGAAAATCCTTACATCCACCTTCTCAATGCCGTGAAGATCATGCTAAGTGAAATTGAGAGATGAACGATCAGTTTCTCGCAAAAATATAGATTACTTATTTTTACGGTGAGAACGGAAAAGTAATTGAGACTTCTTACGTGAATTGACGTACGACAGTCTCAATAGTAATCCATATAAGAGGGGAGAGGTAATCCTACTAAGACCAGCCATGGCTCAGAGAAAGCCTGCTGAGGAGCTAAGGAAGTACATAAGGGTTATCGATGATCAGGACATATGTATTGGCTGTGGTGCGTGCGTAAGTGTGTGCCCATACCAGGCATGGGAGCTTGATGAGAATGGTAAGGCAAGGCTAATATGGGACCTATGTTATGATGATTTCTCCTGCATACCCGTATGCCCAGTGAACTGCATATGGAAGACTCCCGAATCACCTGAGACCGCGAGGAAGAAGGATGGGTGGTATAGGTTCAGTCATGAGTTAACGCCAGAGGAGCAAAAGGTATTTGAGGAGTGGGCTCAGAAGTACGGGATAACAGGTAAACCAGCCAAAACATCATGATAGGTTAGAGAGGGCATCCCCTTAAAATTAACTTGTTTTTCCTTCAATTTCCAGCTTTATATCGAGGAGCTTTAGGACTAACTTAACATCACTAGTATTATTGCCACTACTATTATTAGTGCGCCGAGGAACTTAAGAATGCTGAATCTCTCCCTGCCCATGGTGCTCGACATGGCCTGGGCTATCAATGGCATGGTGCCCGTCAGTATCACAGTAAGCCCAAGGCCTATTAAATCCATTGAAAGGGCAAACAGGGCAACACCAAGGCCCAGGTCAAGCACGGCTATGATGGGTAGGTAACCACGTACCGTCCCCCTAACGGCCTTAGCAATGTTACTTCCCATGAGGCGATTAACCACGAATAGTACGATACCGGCCGCTGCAACCCTCGTGAAGGCTATGGAAATGGGATTTAACCCAGCAGTATCGGCGATCTTAATCATTGTTTGGCCCGCCGACCATGCAACGGCCGCGGAGAGCCCGAGGAACAAACCCTTAATCTCCCTCCTTGAACCACCACCGCGGGATAGTAGGTAGACGCCGGGTATTAATAGTATGCTGGCCATTAGCTTCGTTATTGTCAGTGGTTCGCCTAGGAATACCGCGAATAACACTGTTAATGGTATGTAGGTGTAGGATGCCGGTGCGGCTATTGAGACGCCTGAGTAGTTTATTGAGAATAGGTATAGTGAGTCGCCAATGACGAGTGAAAGCAAGCCGCTCAGTGAGCCCCATATGGCTCCGTAGTTAAGCCCCAGCACCATTGCTGGAATTAGGAGTATTACTGAGGTGTAGAGCATCCTGAGGAAGTTCACTGTTAATGGGTGCATCCTCTTCATGAAGTCTCCATACATTATTGATGCCCA is a genomic window of Vulcanisaeta souniana JCM 11219 containing:
- the narJ gene encoding nitrate reductase molybdenum cofactor assembly chaperone; the protein is MNRQSILELIADLLEYPTAKLISDLKLMSVNDGYGIGEIEIFIREVLSRDLYYLQEIYVETFDMSSKTNLYLSYHVYGDRSKRGLFLASLMELYNKYGFNYNRNELPDYIPTILRFIAKCNNKCIKDTQFKHLISVLSDAIDKIRKNMPQENPYIHLLNAVKIMLSEIER
- a CDS encoding MFS transporter gives rise to the protein MPKREEVLKRYGIRGSPTTGLIAGTIAFFAGFAAVALFGITVHTVAPLLHLNIIEVGWLVAIPLVTGALLRIPFGALVDNVGGRRIILTQLIIAIIGMIGLILTLHAILTHSIGSSILGYALLMLFGAVAGTGISTFASGIAYVSYWFPQRRQGYALGAYAGFGNAAPGIFTAILPYALAGLGLIGAYTAWAVFLVIMTAVFTIIGYDAYYFQLVKRVGHNEAERLAKELGEELIPSGSAIRSLSESARIWRTWLLVIMYFISFGGFEALTEWLPTYWTNYLSLGIAMAGFMTGVVYSLITALMRVPGGWFSDKWSGERVAIISYIILVIGSIIMMLSHNFALSTVGTIVMAIGMGIANAAVFKLVPKYVPEAVGGATGWVGGLGSAGGLLIPPAMATFVAIYGHVGYALGFMIYTVFGSLSIIFAIILYWHEHKHK
- the narH gene encoding nitrate reductase subunit beta, translated to MRVLAHISMVMNLDKCIGCHTCSITCKNTWTNRLGAEYMWWNNVETRPGVGYPRRWEDQERYKGGWELRNGRLRLRIGGKISRLLRIFYNPYLPTIDDYYEPWTYDYERLIEAEQGEQPVAKPRSLITGDEVEVRWGPNWDDDLAGSLEIASQDPNLASLEEEIKLEFERTFMFYLPRICNHCLNAPCVAACPSGAIYKREEDGIVLVDQGRCRGWRFCVSACPYKKVYFNWQTHKAEKCTFCYPRIENGLPTVCSETCVGRIRYIGILLYDADSVLKAASEPDPKKLVDAQLSIILDPSDPEVMKLAKDNGIWDDWIEAAQRSPTYKLVKKWRIAFPLHPEYRTMPMVFYVPPLSPVLRLFSGEELGEVAPEDVFPKIDSLRIPIKYLASMFTAGNEELIRNALKKLLAMRIYMRSLELKSPNKDALKEVGLTEQDALEMYRLLAIAKYEDRFVIPKSHKENMLNAYSEQGMCGYDQFKEAVPELRNQFISNGKIKIRISRKAFNE
- a CDS encoding hemerythrin domain-containing protein translates to MVIRVNTAYVIDNLIKDHDVILESLKVLYKIVNNDNSDARDLEFLIRFFDAFIDKCHHAKEEYILFPSLNLRLFPFEGSPVYVMVTEHGIARYLIRISEELLRMWIDNKDEGARQALIDHLKLLADHLTQHIKKENDVLFPGSLALDTLESSRTIEDIENETGHEKWVMEINELKKKYGIT
- a CDS encoding DUF2250 domain-containing protein; this translates as MDGLTNKDIAVLMHLKRANVDYGKSIAINTGIPLEEVLQILDKLESMGLIERVRGGKTLKRSVAKFKLSNEVRKHHVYYRLSRRGELLVRSLRRGNKAQGT
- a CDS encoding nitrate reductase subunit alpha, with protein sequence MPRANFIKEIFRHFLPRERFNSGWSEVDNADRAWEDLYRNRWQFDKVVRSTHGVNCTGSCSWRVYVKDGIVVWEHQAVDYPTNGPNMPEYEPRGCPRGASFSWYIYSPLRIKHPYVRGELMRLWREAMSKFGDPIKAWEYIVTNPELASKYKSARGKGGFVRASWDEVLELISAALIYTIRTYGPDRIFGFTPIPAMSMVSFSSGSRFLELIGGVMLSFYDWYADLPIASPQVWGEQTDVHESADWFNSMYIIVWGTNIAMTRTPDAHFLAEARYRGTKVVVVTTDYTDVTKFADLWIAPRPGTDAALAMSMIHVILKEFYVDRQVDYFINYVKRYTDLPFLVVLERSGDSYIPGRFLRASDLGLNVPNAEWKTVALDLNTKQLAIPNGSIGFRWSNEGKWNLKLEDSITGKPIDPALTLLGMHDDAVLVQTYVFDDKGPIPIIRGVPVKRLSIGGKDLLVTTVYDLLLAHVGVNRGLPGDYPLSYDDPKPFTPAWQEVITGVDRRVAIRVAREFARNAELTGGRSMVIVGSGINHWYHSDLIYRAIITMLMLLGTIGVNGGGWAHYVGQEKVRPLDSWSHIAFAQDWVRPPRLQNTTSWSYIHSDQYRYEDLSMGKVAVNPEYEHPVDYNVIAVKNGWLPFYPQFSINPIRLYDEATKAGARSDEEVIKYVKEGLTRGNIRFAVEDPDAPENFPRVLFMWRANFLASSGKGHEYVLKHLLGTDNSVMAKEGLIKPKLVNWREPAPIGKLDLVATIDFRMSTSALYSDIVLPAATWYEKNDLSTTDLHPFIHPFNQAIPPPWETKADWDIFVALAKKFSEMACKYLGKVKDVVAVPLLHDTPGELGNRSGPNIVIVERDYCDVYHKMITLGPLIKDSIGAKGITWSAREEHEGVGRLNGIDEHGHPLLVRDYQIAEAILHLSSTTNGEASYKAYKALSDRVGIDLTHIAENQREVVIHFSDLSYQPRRVLRTPIWSGKESEERPYTPFALNVEDLVPWRTLTGRQHVYLDHEWIIEFGEQLPTYKPPVAQVPFNSGEGPSISGKYLVARYLTPHGKWQIHSTYMDNQIMLTLFRGGPVIWINSDDAREMGIKDNDWVEVINRNGVIVARAVTSIRVPRGTVIMYHAQERTVNVGKSKLTNRPGGTHNSATRVRVKPTHMIGGYAQLSWAVNYYGPVGTQRDEVVIIRRLG
- a CDS encoding DMT family transporter; amino-acid sequence: MIIEDLPALSTAIIWAWASIMYGDFMKRMHPLTVNFLRMLYTSVILLIPAMVLGLNYGAIWGSLSGLLSLVIGDSLYLFSINYSGVSIAAPASYTYIPLTVLFAVFLGEPLTITKLMASILLIPGVYLLSRGGGSRREIKGLFLGLSAAVAWSAGQTMIKIADTAGLNPISIAFTRVAAAGIVLFVVNRLMGSNIAKAVRGTVRGYLPIIAVLDLGLGVALFALSMDLIGLGLTVILTGTMPLIAQAMSSTMGRERFSILKFLGALIIVVAIILVMLS
- a CDS encoding indolepyruvate ferredoxin oxidoreductase subunit alpha; this encodes MAQRKPAEELRKYIRVIDDQDICIGCGACVSVCPYQAWELDENGKARLIWDLCYDDFSCIPVCPVNCIWKTPESPETARKKDGWYRFSHELTPEEQKVFEEWAQKYGITGKPAKTS
- the narI gene encoding respiratory nitrate reductase subunit gamma; the encoded protein is MPSPLDEVLWVSLPYIVIVVFIGGHVYRYAVDQYAWASKSSELLEKRWLNMGSQLFHWGILIVILGHIVGLLVPPGVTQAMGITTEEYHRVAIVLGGASGLVAYLGAWILLLRRLLITRVRRTSDATDFLVLILIIVTMTLGLYNTLIYDVFVHPFPYRSTIGAWLRSVLTLQPNPNYMVDVPITFQLHIVFAYILFLVWPFTRLVHVWSYPIFYLRRAWIIYRRARRPEVVVHA